In Sorghum bicolor cultivar BTx623 chromosome 10, Sorghum_bicolor_NCBIv3, whole genome shotgun sequence, one genomic interval encodes:
- the LOC8067657 gene encoding protein SRG1 — MADDQPAWKIPPIVQELTAGVQEPPSRYVVGEQDRPAMAAAAAMPEPIPIVDLSRLSANDGADDDETAKLLSALQNWGLFLAVGHGMDPGFLTEMMEVTRGFFNLPLDEKQKYSNLANGKEFRFEGYGNDMVLSEDQVLDWCDRLYLTVEPESRIVRSLWPAQPPAFSDVLREYTTRCREIAGVVLASLARLLGLHEGRFVGMMSDGVAMTHARFNYYPRCPEPDRVLGLKPHSDASVITVVLIDDAVGGLQVQKPNDDDGVWYDVPIVPNALLVNVGDVTEIMSNGLFRSPVHRAVTNAESDRVSLAMFYTLDSEKEIEPLPELVDDKRPRRYRKTTTKDYLALLFERFTRGERALDAVKIDLNDD; from the exons ATGGCCGACGACCAACCAGCATGGAAGATACCGCCGATCGTTCAGGAGCTGACCGCCGGCGTGCAGGAGCCACCAAGCCGGTACGTGGTTGGCGAGCAAGATCGTCctgccatggccgccgccgccgccatgcccGAGCCCATTCCCATCGTTGACCTCAGCCGGCTGTCCGCAAACGacggcgccgacgacgacgagaccGCCAAGCTCCTGTCCGCCCTGCAGAATTGGGGCCTCTTCCTG GCAGTCGGGCATGGAATGGATCCAGGATTTCTCACCGAGATGATGGAGGTGACGAGGGGATTCTTCAACCTCCCGCTCGACGAGAAGCAGAAGTACTCCAACCTGGCCAACGGCAAGGAGTTCAGGTTCGAAGGGTACGGCAACGACATGGTGCTGTCGGAGGACCAGGTCCTGGATTGGTGCGACAGGCTCTACCTCACCGTGGAGCCGGAGTCCCGGATCGTCCGGAGCCTCTGGCCGGCGCAGCCTCCTGCCTTCAGCGACGTCCTGCGCGAGTACACCACCAGGTGCCGGGAGATCGCCGGCGTCGTGCTCGCCAGCCTCGCCAGGCTGCTGGGCCTGCACGAAGGCCGCTTCGTCGGCATGATGAGCGACGGCGTCGCCATGACGCACGCCAGGTTCAACTACTACCCGCGATGCCCCGAGCCGGACCGCGTCTTGGGCCTGAAACCCCACTCCGACGCCTCCGTGATCACCGTCGTTCTCATCGACGACGCTGTCGGCGGGCTCCAGGTGCAGAAGCCCAACGACGATGATGGCGTCTGGTACGACGTGCCCATCGTCCCCAACGCGTTGCTTGTCAACGTTGGGGACGTAACAGAG ATCATGAGCAACGGCTTGTTCAGGAGCCCCGTGCACCGCGCGGTGACGAACGCCGAGAGCGACCGGGTGTCGCTGGCGATGTTCTACACGCTAGACTCGGAGAAGGAGATCGAGCCGCTGCCGGAGCTGGTGGACGACAAGAGGCCGAGGCGGTACAGGAAGACGACGACCAAGGATTATCTGGCATTGCTGTTCGAGAGGTTCACCAGAGGGGAACGAGCCTTGGACGCGGTGAAGATCGACCTCAACGACGACTGA